A genomic stretch from Methanobacterium sp. includes:
- a CDS encoding transglutaminase-like domain-containing protein: protein RTNSRLPNYVTVDTSITNTNIPSDLNQYLQSTTNCQVTDSRIKALAASITSGLSSSYDKAVAIFNWVRDNINYSFYYNTKYGAANTLKYRQGNCVDHSHLIVALARNAGLKARYVHATAKFTSGNTYGHAWAQILVNGKWIDADATSSQNSFGVIRNWSNAVIHGIYDVLPF from the coding sequence AGAACAAACAGCAGACTACCAAATTACGTTACAGTAGATACATCAATCACTAATACAAATATACCATCAGACTTAAATCAATACCTTCAGTCAACTACAAACTGTCAGGTGACAGATTCAAGAATTAAGGCACTGGCAGCATCAATAACAAGCGGACTTAGTTCAAGTTATGATAAAGCAGTAGCAATATTCAACTGGGTAAGAGACAACATTAACTATTCATTTTACTACAATACCAAATATGGAGCAGCTAACACATTGAAATACAGACAGGGAAACTGTGTAGACCATTCACATTTAATCGTTGCGCTTGCAAGAAATGCAGGGTTGAAAGCAAGATATGTGCATGCTACAGCTAAATTTACAAGTGGTAATACCTACGGTCACGCTTGGGCTCAAATACTGGTTAATGGCAAATGGATAGATGCAGATGCTACCAGCAGCCAAAACTCCTTTGGAGTTATTAGAAACTGGAGTAATGCGGTTATACATGGAATTTATGATGTATTACCATTCTAA
- a CDS encoding acetylglutamate kinase (catalyzes the phosphorylation of N-acetyl-L-glutamate to form N-acetyl-L-glutamate 5-phosphate) has translation LIKDGIITEGMLPKTMTCINAIEGGVSSAHIIDGRVKHSLLLEIFTKKGIGTMITS, from the coding sequence CTTATAAAAGATGGAATCATAACAGAAGGAATGCTTCCTAAAACAATGACCTGCATTAATGCTATTGAAGGAGGAGTTTCTTCTGCGCATATTATAGATGGAAGGGTTAAACATTCATTACTCCTTGAAATATTTACTAAAAAAGGCATTGGAACAATGATTACTTCTTAA